One genomic region from Actinocatenispora thailandica encodes:
- a CDS encoding bifunctional 3,4-dihydroxy-2-butanone-4-phosphate synthase/GTP cyclohydrolase II has product MTGFGTVEQAIEDIAAGRPVVVIDDPDRENEGDLIFAAAKATPELLSFMVRYTSGYICVPLPGADCDRLALPPMYHVNQDRRGTAYTVTVDASEGVTTGISATDRARTIRLLADPGSTATDFRRPGHVVPLRAREGGVLRRPGHTEAAVDLARLAGLPPVGVLCEVVSQKDVGMARVDELSVFCAEHELTLITIADLIAYRRRHEKQVERVVGTRLPTPYGQFRAVGYRSLLDDTEQIALVAGDVGDGEDVLVRVHSECLTGDVFGSLRCDCGPQLDAALRTVAAEGRGVVVYLRGHEGRGIGLLSKLRAYHLQDGGADTVDANLALGLPADARDYGIGAQILADLGVRSIRLLTNNPDKWTALAGYGLRIAERVALPVPAGPDNINYLKTKRDRLGHLLTDLPDFDELREGHA; this is encoded by the coding sequence GTGACCGGGTTCGGCACGGTCGAGCAGGCGATCGAGGACATCGCCGCGGGGCGGCCGGTCGTGGTGATCGACGACCCGGACCGGGAGAACGAGGGCGACCTGATCTTCGCCGCGGCGAAGGCGACGCCCGAACTGCTGTCGTTCATGGTGCGCTACACGTCCGGCTACATCTGCGTGCCGCTGCCCGGCGCCGACTGCGACCGGCTCGCGCTGCCCCCGATGTACCACGTCAACCAGGACCGGCGCGGGACCGCCTACACCGTGACGGTGGACGCCTCGGAAGGCGTCACCACCGGCATCTCGGCCACCGATCGGGCTCGTACGATCAGGCTGCTGGCCGATCCGGGGTCGACCGCGACCGACTTCCGCCGGCCGGGTCACGTGGTGCCGCTGCGGGCCCGGGAGGGTGGCGTGTTGCGCCGGCCCGGGCACACCGAGGCCGCCGTGGACCTGGCCCGGCTGGCCGGCCTGCCGCCGGTCGGCGTGCTGTGCGAGGTGGTCAGCCAGAAGGACGTCGGGATGGCCCGGGTGGACGAGCTGAGCGTGTTCTGCGCCGAGCACGAGCTGACCCTGATCACCATCGCCGACCTGATCGCGTACCGGCGCCGGCACGAGAAGCAGGTCGAACGGGTGGTCGGCACCCGGTTGCCCACCCCGTACGGGCAGTTCCGGGCGGTCGGCTACCGCAGCCTGCTCGACGACACCGAACAGATCGCGCTGGTCGCCGGCGACGTCGGTGACGGCGAGGACGTGCTGGTCCGGGTGCACTCGGAATGCCTGACCGGGGACGTGTTCGGCTCGCTGCGCTGCGACTGCGGCCCGCAGTTGGACGCGGCGCTGCGCACGGTGGCCGCCGAGGGCCGCGGCGTGGTGGTGTACCTGCGCGGGCACGAGGGCCGCGGCATCGGCCTGCTGTCCAAGCTCCGCGCGTACCACCTGCAGGACGGCGGTGCCGACACGGTGGACGCGAACCTGGCGCTGGGGCTGCCGGCCGACGCCCGGGACTACGGCATCGGCGCGCAGATCCTCGCCGATCTCGGCGTGCGCAGCATCCGGCTGCTCACCAACAACCCGGACAAGTGGACCGCGCTGGCCGGGTACGGGCTGCGCATCGCCGAGCGGGTGGCGCTGCCGGTGCCGGCCGGGCCGGACAACATCAACTACCTCAAGACCAAACGGGACCGGCTCGGGCACCTGCTCACCGATCTACCCGACTTCGACGAACTGCGGGAAGGACACGCCTGA
- a CDS encoding response regulator — protein sequence MTEHRSAGPGRVLVVDDDPDIVRFVEMNLRFEGFEVAVAADGVQALAEIARHRPDLVLLDVMMPELDGVEVTRRIRADPLTAGLPVIMLTAKGLGADRVAGLTAGADDYIIKPFDTLELVARVRSTLRRNREVREASPLTGLPGNTRILREIAARVRRDDRFALCYVDIDRFKSVNDAYGFVRGDEFISLLAHVLYEAVTAAGTPVPFLGHVGGDDFLVLCLPGQVEAITEHAIAAFEAGVVELYDPADAAAGHLRLPDRRREIHTFPLVTLSIGVASSQHRRFGDPREVVAVATEMKQVAKSRPGSYVAVDRRRNRVEAAGAEPPPSGPQ from the coding sequence GTGACCGAGCACCGGTCGGCCGGGCCCGGTCGGGTGCTGGTCGTCGACGACGACCCGGACATCGTCCGCTTCGTCGAGATGAACCTGCGGTTCGAGGGGTTCGAGGTGGCGGTCGCCGCGGACGGTGTGCAGGCGCTGGCCGAGATCGCCCGGCACCGGCCGGACCTGGTGCTGCTGGATGTGATGATGCCCGAGCTGGACGGCGTCGAGGTGACCCGCCGGATCCGGGCCGATCCGCTCACCGCCGGCCTGCCGGTGATCATGCTGACCGCCAAGGGGCTGGGCGCGGACCGGGTGGCCGGGCTGACCGCCGGGGCCGACGACTACATCATCAAGCCGTTCGACACCCTGGAGCTGGTCGCCCGGGTGCGCTCGACGCTGCGCCGCAACCGGGAGGTACGGGAGGCGTCGCCGCTGACCGGGCTGCCGGGGAACACCCGGATCCTGCGCGAGATCGCCGCCCGGGTCCGGCGGGACGACCGGTTCGCCCTGTGTTACGTGGACATCGACCGGTTCAAGAGCGTCAACGACGCGTACGGATTCGTCCGTGGCGACGAGTTCATCAGCTTGCTGGCGCACGTGCTGTACGAGGCGGTCACCGCGGCGGGCACCCCGGTGCCGTTCCTGGGCCACGTGGGTGGCGACGACTTCCTCGTGCTGTGCCTGCCCGGGCAGGTCGAGGCGATCACCGAGCACGCGATCGCGGCGTTCGAGGCCGGCGTGGTCGAGCTGTACGACCCGGCCGACGCCGCCGCCGGGCACCTCCGGCTCCCCGACCGGCGGCGCGAGATCCACACGTTTCCGCTGGTCACGCTGTCGATCGGGGTGGCGAGCTCGCAGCACCGCAGGTTCGGCGATCCACGCGAGGTGGTCGCCGTGGCCACCGAGATGAAGCAGGTGGCGAAGTCCCGGCCCGGCTCGTACGTGGCCGTCGACCGCCGGCGCAACCGCGTCGAGGCGGCCGGTGCCGAGCCGCCGCCTTCCGGGCCGCAGTGA
- a CDS encoding phosphoribosyl-ATP diphosphatase: MKTFDQLFAELSAKAAAADPDSGTVAALQAGVHAIGKKVVEEAAESWMAAEHEGADRAAEEISQLLYHAQVLMIAKGLTLDDVYRHL; encoded by the coding sequence GTGAAGACCTTCGATCAGCTGTTCGCGGAACTGTCGGCCAAGGCCGCCGCCGCCGATCCGGACTCCGGGACGGTCGCGGCACTGCAGGCCGGCGTGCATGCGATCGGCAAGAAGGTCGTCGAGGAGGCGGCCGAGTCGTGGATGGCGGCCGAGCACGAGGGTGCCGACCGGGCCGCCGAGGAGATCTCCCAGCTGCTCTACCACGCGCAGGTGCTGATGATCGCGAAGGGGCTCACGCTCGACGACGTGTACCGACATCTGTAG
- a CDS encoding riboflavin synthase: MFTGIVEELGELTAVERLADAALFTVRGPLVASDAGHGDSIAVNGVCLTVVSVDTDAGTFVADVMRETLERSTLDGLVAGDGVNLERAAKLGGRIGGHLVQGHVDGVGTVLDRRPAQHWEDVRIALPPDLNRYVVVKGSIAVDGVSLTVTDVDDVSFAVSLIPTTRRATTLGCRPVGGLVNIEVDVIGKHLEKLVGSPERAR, translated from the coding sequence ATGTTCACCGGGATCGTCGAGGAATTGGGCGAGCTGACCGCCGTCGAGCGGTTGGCCGATGCCGCTCTGTTCACGGTGCGGGGACCGCTGGTGGCAAGCGACGCGGGCCACGGCGACTCGATCGCCGTCAACGGCGTGTGCCTGACCGTGGTGTCGGTCGACACCGACGCCGGCACCTTCGTCGCCGACGTGATGCGCGAGACGCTGGAGCGTTCCACCCTGGACGGCCTCGTCGCCGGCGACGGGGTCAACCTGGAGCGGGCCGCGAAGCTCGGCGGCCGGATCGGCGGTCACCTGGTGCAGGGCCACGTCGACGGCGTCGGTACGGTGCTCGACCGCCGGCCGGCACAGCACTGGGAGGACGTGCGCATCGCCCTGCCGCCGGATCTCAACCGGTACGTGGTGGTCAAGGGGTCGATCGCGGTGGACGGCGTGTCGCTGACCGTCACCGACGTCGACGACGTGTCGTTCGCGGTGAGCCTGATCCCGACCACCCGGCGGGCCACCACGCTGGGCTGCCGGCCGGTCGGTGGGCTGGTCAATATCGAGGTGGACGTGATCGGCAAGCATCTGGAGAAGCTCGTCGGGTCGCCGGAGCGTGCGCGATGA
- a CDS encoding DinB family protein, producing the protein MSWIAPEIKRVDEPFVGDERAVLEGLLEWHRATLLHQCAGLTGEQLARWAVPPSNLSLLGLVRHMADVERQWFRRRFGGAELPELYPGSDADFEQADPAGAAEDYATLVAEQEGARAAVAALSLDATFEHPKLGTMSLRWCYAHMLEEYARHNGHADFLRERIDGRTGG; encoded by the coding sequence ATGTCGTGGATCGCACCGGAGATCAAGCGCGTCGACGAGCCGTTCGTCGGTGACGAGCGCGCCGTCCTCGAAGGACTGCTGGAGTGGCATCGGGCCACCCTGCTGCATCAGTGCGCCGGTCTGACCGGCGAGCAGCTCGCGCGCTGGGCGGTGCCGCCGTCCAACCTGTCGCTGCTGGGCCTGGTGCGGCACATGGCCGACGTGGAGCGGCAGTGGTTCCGCCGTCGGTTCGGCGGCGCCGAGCTGCCCGAGCTGTACCCGGGTTCCGACGCCGACTTCGAGCAGGCCGACCCGGCCGGCGCGGCCGAGGACTACGCCACCTTGGTGGCCGAGCAGGAGGGCGCCCGCGCCGCGGTCGCCGCGTTGTCGCTGGACGCCACCTTCGAGCACCCGAAGCTCGGCACCATGTCGCTGCGCTGGTGCTACGCGCACATGCTGGAGGAGTACGCGCGGCACAACGGCCACGCCGACTTCCTGCGGGAGCGCATCGACGGCCGTACCGGCGGCTGA
- the rpe gene encoding ribulose-phosphate 3-epimerase: MLAADFARLADEAAVVADEVDWLHVDVMDNHFVPNLTIGLPVVESLRRATDVPLDCHLMIDDPDRWALGYAEAGAYNVTFHAEATDDPVALARRLRAAGSKAGLAIDRDTLIEPYLDLLPEFDTLLVMTIKAGFGGQRFLPELLDKVRAVRAARGELSIRIEVDGGINADTIEQAAQAGADAFVAGTAIYGAKDPAAAARALRERARAAAS, encoded by the coding sequence ATGCTGGCCGCCGACTTCGCCCGGCTGGCCGACGAGGCTGCCGTCGTCGCCGACGAGGTCGACTGGTTGCACGTGGACGTGATGGACAACCATTTCGTGCCCAACCTGACCATCGGGTTGCCGGTGGTGGAGAGCCTGCGCCGGGCCACCGACGTGCCGCTGGACTGCCACCTGATGATCGACGACCCGGACCGGTGGGCGCTCGGCTACGCCGAGGCCGGGGCGTACAACGTGACCTTCCACGCCGAGGCGACCGACGACCCGGTGGCGCTGGCCCGGCGGCTGCGCGCCGCCGGCAGCAAGGCCGGGCTGGCCATCGACCGGGACACCCTGATCGAGCCCTACCTCGACCTGTTGCCCGAGTTCGACACACTGCTGGTCATGACGATCAAGGCCGGTTTCGGCGGCCAGCGGTTCCTGCCCGAGCTGCTGGACAAGGTGCGCGCGGTGCGGGCCGCCCGGGGTGAGCTGTCGATCCGGATCGAGGTCGACGGCGGCATCAACGCCGACACCATCGAGCAGGCGGCGCAGGCCGGCGCGGACGCGTTCGTCGCCGGTACCGCGATCTACGGCGCCAAGGACCCGGCCGCGGCGGCGCGCGCGTTGCGGGAACGGGCTCGGGCCGCGGCGTCGTGA
- a CDS encoding DEAD/DEAH box helicase — protein MSTSPGRPAFADFAADLGFEPDDFQVEACAAVEDGSGVLVCAPTGAGKTVVGEFAVFLALRLGRKAFYTTPIKALSNQKYNDLAARHGSANVGLLTGDNAINPDAPVIVMTTEVLRNMLYAGSSTLDGLGYVVMDEVHYLADRFRGAVWEEVIIHLPASVMLVSLSATVSNAEEFADWLVTVRGRTEVVVSEHRPVPLWQHMLVGRRMFDLFHDQAAARKHEVHPELLRNTREQLRRLEWGGGRRGRPRRWQPPARPDVIDRLDGAGLLPAILFVFSRAGCDAAVTQCLRAGLRLTTPAERAEIRTLVEKRTAALAGEDLTVLGYWEFLEGLERGLAAHHAGMLPTFKEIVEELFVRGLVKAVFATETLALGINMPARCVVLERLVKYNGEAHVDITPGEYTQLTGRAGRRGIDIEGHAVVLWSPDTDPRHVAGLASTRTYPLRSSFRPSYNMAVNSIEMLGFERSREVLSRSFAQFQADRSVVGLAHQVQRNEENARRLAERMHCELGDFAGYFALRTAITERERSLGRRSSANRRAQAAQALAMLRVGDIVRIPRGRRAGLAVVLDPGDSARDDPRPLVLTEDRWAGRLPGAELGDATALGRIRVPRHFNHRSPQARRDLAVALSRAEVAAGDDTRRARRGRSAAADDERLVELRRELRAHPCHRCPDREDHARWAQRYARLEQETAALQDKVTGRTGSLVRTFDDVCAMLAERGYLAGSAGGYSVTDAGRTLARIWSETDLLVAECLRREVWAGLSAPELAAAASILVYEARRESEDRVAVPHGNAEAAVEASLALFGELFAAEQRYGLRLTREPDLGFAWPMYRWARGEPLAKVLASASGVDGEMPAGDFVRWCRQVIDLLEQIAVPADDPLRRTCRQAVDALRRGVVAYTSIG, from the coding sequence ATGAGCACCTCACCCGGCCGGCCCGCGTTCGCCGACTTCGCCGCCGACCTCGGTTTCGAACCCGACGACTTCCAGGTGGAGGCCTGTGCCGCGGTCGAGGACGGCAGCGGCGTGCTGGTCTGCGCGCCGACCGGTGCCGGCAAGACCGTGGTGGGGGAGTTCGCGGTGTTCCTCGCGCTGCGGCTGGGCCGCAAGGCCTTCTACACCACGCCGATCAAGGCGCTGTCGAACCAGAAGTACAACGACCTGGCCGCCCGCCACGGGTCGGCCAACGTGGGGCTGCTGACCGGCGACAACGCGATCAACCCGGACGCTCCGGTGATCGTGATGACCACCGAGGTGCTGCGCAACATGCTGTACGCCGGATCGTCCACTCTGGACGGTCTGGGGTACGTGGTGATGGACGAGGTGCACTACCTCGCCGACCGGTTCCGCGGCGCGGTGTGGGAGGAGGTGATCATTCACCTGCCGGCGTCGGTGATGCTGGTGTCGCTGTCGGCGACGGTGTCCAACGCCGAGGAGTTCGCCGACTGGCTGGTGACCGTACGGGGCCGCACCGAGGTGGTCGTCTCCGAGCACCGGCCGGTGCCGCTGTGGCAGCACATGCTCGTCGGCCGCCGGATGTTCGACCTGTTCCACGACCAGGCCGCCGCGCGCAAGCACGAGGTGCACCCCGAACTGCTGCGCAACACCCGCGAGCAGCTGCGCCGGCTGGAGTGGGGCGGCGGGCGGCGGGGCCGGCCGCGCCGCTGGCAGCCACCGGCGCGACCGGACGTGATCGACCGGCTCGACGGTGCCGGGCTGCTGCCGGCGATCCTGTTCGTGTTCAGCCGGGCCGGCTGCGACGCCGCGGTGACCCAGTGCCTGCGTGCCGGGCTGCGGCTGACCACGCCGGCCGAGCGCGCCGAGATCCGGACGCTGGTCGAGAAGCGGACCGCGGCGCTGGCCGGCGAGGACCTCACCGTGCTGGGCTACTGGGAGTTCCTCGAGGGGCTGGAGCGCGGCCTGGCCGCACACCATGCCGGGATGCTGCCCACCTTCAAGGAGATCGTCGAGGAGCTGTTCGTCCGTGGCCTGGTCAAGGCGGTGTTCGCGACCGAGACGCTGGCGCTGGGCATCAACATGCCGGCCCGCTGCGTGGTGCTGGAGCGCCTGGTCAAGTACAACGGCGAGGCGCACGTGGACATCACGCCGGGGGAGTACACCCAGCTGACCGGGCGGGCCGGCCGGCGCGGCATCGACATCGAGGGCCACGCGGTCGTGCTGTGGTCGCCGGACACCGACCCGCGGCACGTCGCCGGCCTCGCCTCGACCCGAACCTATCCGCTGCGCTCCAGCTTCCGGCCGTCCTACAACATGGCGGTCAACAGCATCGAGATGCTCGGCTTCGAGCGTTCCCGGGAGGTGCTGTCCCGCAGCTTCGCGCAGTTCCAGGCGGATCGCTCGGTGGTCGGCCTGGCGCACCAGGTGCAGCGCAACGAGGAGAACGCGCGGCGGCTGGCCGAGCGGATGCACTGCGAGCTGGGCGACTTCGCCGGGTACTTCGCGCTGCGTACCGCGATCACCGAGCGGGAACGCTCGCTCGGCCGGCGCAGCTCGGCCAACCGGCGGGCGCAGGCCGCGCAGGCGCTCGCGATGCTGCGGGTCGGTGACATCGTCCGGATCCCGCGCGGCCGCCGGGCCGGGCTCGCCGTGGTGCTCGATCCGGGCGACAGCGCCCGGGACGACCCGCGCCCGCTGGTGCTCACCGAGGACCGGTGGGCGGGCCGGCTGCCCGGTGCCGAACTCGGGGACGCCACGGCACTGGGCCGCATCCGGGTACCGCGGCACTTCAACCACCGTTCGCCGCAGGCCCGGCGGGACCTCGCGGTCGCGCTGTCCAGGGCCGAGGTCGCCGCCGGTGACGACACCCGGCGCGCCCGCCGCGGCCGGTCGGCCGCGGCCGACGACGAGCGGCTCGTCGAGCTGCGCCGGGAACTGCGCGCACACCCCTGCCACCGCTGCCCGGACCGGGAGGACCACGCCCGCTGGGCGCAGCGGTACGCGCGGCTGGAGCAGGAGACGGCGGCGCTGCAGGACAAGGTGACCGGTCGTACCGGGTCGCTGGTGCGCACCTTCGACGACGTGTGCGCGATGCTCGCCGAGCGCGGCTACCTGGCCGGCTCCGCGGGCGGGTACTCGGTGACCGACGCCGGCCGTACCCTGGCGCGGATCTGGTCGGAGACCGACCTGCTGGTCGCCGAGTGCCTGCGCCGGGAGGTGTGGGCCGGGCTGTCCGCACCGGAACTCGCCGCCGCCGCCTCGATCCTGGTGTACGAGGCACGCCGGGAGTCCGAGGACCGGGTGGCGGTGCCGCACGGCAACGCCGAGGCGGCGGTCGAGGCGAGCCTCGCGCTGTTCGGCGAGCTGTTCGCCGCCGAGCAGCGGTACGGGCTGCGGCTGACCCGCGAACCCGACCTCGGCTTCGCCTGGCCGATGTATCGCTGGGCCCGCGGCGAGCCCCTGGCCAAGGTGCTCGCGAGCGCGTCCGGGGTGGACGGCGAGATGCCGGCCGGCGACTTCGTCCGGTGGTGCCGGCAGGTCATCGACCTGCTCGAACAGATCGCGGTACCGGCCGACGACCCGCTGCGCCGAACCTGCCGGCAGGCGGTCGACGCGCTGCGCCGCGGTGTCGTCGCCTACACCTCGATCGGCTGA
- the ribH gene encoding 6,7-dimethyl-8-ribityllumazine synthase, whose translation MAGHAAPDLSDALPAAAGLRLGLVAARWHEKLTDRMVARAEAAAAACGVTDVRSVRVAGSVELPVVAAALAERCDAVVALGVVIKGETEHFEMVCRSVTDGLTRVALDTGVPVGQGVLTVHTEQQARDRAGLPGSPEDKGFDATIAALDAALTIRALRG comes from the coding sequence ATGGCCGGGCACGCCGCACCTGACCTGTCCGATGCGCTACCGGCCGCGGCCGGGCTGCGGCTCGGCCTGGTCGCCGCCCGCTGGCACGAGAAGCTGACCGACCGGATGGTGGCCCGCGCCGAGGCGGCCGCCGCCGCGTGCGGCGTCACCGACGTGCGGTCGGTACGGGTCGCCGGGTCGGTCGAGCTGCCGGTGGTCGCGGCGGCGCTCGCCGAGCGCTGCGACGCGGTCGTCGCGCTGGGCGTGGTGATCAAGGGAGAGACCGAGCACTTCGAGATGGTGTGCCGGTCGGTCACCGACGGGCTGACCCGCGTCGCACTGGACACCGGGGTGCCGGTGGGGCAGGGGGTGCTGACGGTGCACACCGAGCAGCAGGCGCGCGATCGGGCCGGGCTGCCGGGTTCGCCGGAGGACAAGGGCTTCGACGCCACCATCGCCGCGCTGGATGCGGCGCTGACGATCCGCGCCCTGCGCGGCTGA
- the hisG gene encoding ATP phosphoribosyltransferase: protein MLRIAVPNKGSLSAPAIDMLREAGYRQRRTEKDLTCTDEANSVQFFYLRPRDIATYVGSGDLDLGITGRDLLIDSGAPAEEILELGFGGSVFRYAARPGTVAELSELADRRIATSYPGVVHRQLAEAGVSAHVIRLDGAVENAVALGVADVVADVVSTGATLRQAGLEPFGAPLLRSEAVLVRRSGMSGNGAVTQLTRRLSGVLVARRYVMLAYDVRVEHLDRASELTPGIEAPTVSPLHREGWVAVQAMIARTDAQRVMDELYEVGARAILATDISACRL from the coding sequence ATGCTGCGCATCGCCGTACCGAACAAGGGGTCGCTGTCCGCGCCCGCCATCGACATGCTGCGCGAGGCCGGTTACCGGCAGCGCCGTACCGAGAAGGACCTGACCTGCACCGACGAGGCGAACTCGGTGCAGTTCTTCTACCTGCGTCCGCGCGACATCGCCACCTACGTCGGCTCCGGTGACCTGGATCTGGGCATCACCGGCCGCGATCTGCTGATCGACTCCGGTGCCCCGGCCGAGGAGATCCTCGAACTGGGCTTCGGTGGCTCGGTCTTCCGGTACGCGGCGCGTCCCGGCACCGTGGCAGAGCTGTCCGAGCTGGCCGACCGGCGCATCGCCACCTCGTACCCGGGGGTGGTGCACCGCCAGCTCGCCGAGGCCGGCGTGTCGGCGCACGTGATCCGGCTCGACGGCGCGGTGGAGAACGCGGTGGCGCTGGGCGTCGCCGACGTGGTGGCCGACGTGGTGTCCACCGGCGCGACGCTGCGCCAGGCCGGGCTGGAGCCGTTCGGCGCGCCGCTGCTGCGCTCCGAGGCGGTACTGGTGCGCCGGTCCGGGATGTCCGGCAACGGCGCGGTGACCCAGCTGACCCGGCGGCTGTCCGGGGTGCTGGTGGCCCGGCGGTACGTGATGCTCGCCTACGACGTGCGGGTCGAGCACCTGGACCGGGCGTCCGAGTTGACCCCGGGCATCGAGGCGCCGACCGTCTCGCCGCTGCACCGCGAGGGGTGGGTGGCGGTACAGGCGATGATCGCTCGCACCGACGCGCAGCGGGTGATGGACGAGCTGTACGAGGTGGGCGCCCGAGCCATCCTCGCGACGGACATCAGTGCCTGCCGGTTGTGA
- a CDS encoding DMT family transporter, with product MAIALTGGAGSAAQGMVNGALAQRIGTPVLAALISNGVATGLLLVAACAFPPVRAGLRRLRRGRLRPWQYLGGACGALFVAGSALSVPVLGVAMVTVVQVCGTSIGGIVTDRIGLGPTGRLPVSPVRLGSAALAVAAVAVAQSGRPVGQLAVGLVGFVLLLGLGLAVQSALNGRVNLVARNVGSASLVNALVGTSVLSLASGVFAAFGGLAPHPPGAGWWLYLGGVLALVVTGANLLAIRTLGVLRTGLAVVAGQLVGGLLLDRFVPGATHPTPTVLAGAALTVVAVLLSGVAARPRR from the coding sequence GTGGCGATCGCACTGACCGGTGGCGCCGGTTCGGCCGCGCAGGGAATGGTCAACGGCGCGCTCGCGCAGCGTATCGGCACCCCGGTACTGGCGGCGCTGATCTCCAACGGGGTCGCCACGGGGCTGTTGCTGGTGGCCGCGTGCGCGTTCCCGCCGGTACGGGCGGGGCTGCGCCGGTTGCGCCGGGGCCGGCTGAGACCGTGGCAGTACCTGGGCGGCGCGTGCGGCGCGCTGTTCGTCGCCGGCTCCGCGCTGAGCGTCCCGGTACTGGGCGTCGCGATGGTCACCGTGGTCCAGGTGTGCGGTACCTCGATCGGCGGCATCGTCACCGACCGGATCGGGTTGGGGCCGACGGGGCGCCTGCCGGTCAGCCCGGTCCGGCTGGGCAGTGCGGCACTCGCGGTCGCCGCGGTGGCGGTGGCGCAGTCGGGCCGGCCGGTCGGCCAGCTCGCGGTGGGCCTGGTCGGGTTCGTGTTGCTGCTCGGGCTGGGGTTGGCGGTGCAGTCCGCGCTCAACGGCCGGGTCAACCTGGTGGCGCGCAACGTCGGCTCGGCCTCGCTGGTCAACGCGCTGGTCGGGACCTCGGTGCTGTCGCTGGCCAGCGGCGTGTTCGCGGCGTTCGGCGGGCTGGCGCCGCACCCGCCCGGCGCCGGCTGGTGGCTGTATCTGGGCGGCGTGCTCGCCCTGGTGGTGACGGGCGCCAACCTGCTGGCGATCCGCACCCTGGGGGTGCTGCGTACCGGGCTCGCGGTGGTGGCCGGCCAGCTGGTCGGTGGCCTGCTGCTGGATCGGTTCGTGCCGGGCGCCACGCACCCGACCCCGACCGTACTGGCCGGCGCGGCGCTCACGGTGGTGGCGGTGCTGCTGTCCGGGGTCGCGGCCCGGCCCCGCCGGTGA
- a CDS encoding HAD family hydrolase, which produces MLDGARRPRAVLLDFHGTIVQVEPAERWVRLAAAACGTDLPADRCAGLADALVTAGRAGGPRPGRIPPELAEAYADRDLSEPAHRTAYTGLAATVDTGIDGLPDALYERLLDPDGWRLYPDTVPMLRALRAAGVPVAVVSNIGFDVLPIAAALGLADLIDHWLLSYQLGTCKPDPAIFLRGCAAVRHEPEQTLMVGDTQADAAAAAIGCPTLVLPATEPDQVHGLAAILHLLGITG; this is translated from the coding sequence CTGCTCGACGGAGCGCGCCGTCCGCGCGCCGTCCTGCTCGACTTCCACGGCACCATCGTGCAGGTCGAGCCGGCCGAACGGTGGGTACGGCTGGCCGCGGCGGCATGCGGCACCGACCTTCCCGCGGACCGCTGCGCCGGGCTGGCCGACGCGCTGGTCACCGCGGGCCGCGCCGGCGGCCCCCGCCCCGGCCGGATCCCGCCCGAGCTGGCCGAGGCGTACGCCGACCGGGACCTGTCCGAGCCGGCCCACCGCACCGCCTACACCGGGCTGGCCGCCACCGTCGACACCGGCATCGACGGCCTGCCGGACGCGCTGTACGAGCGGTTGCTGGATCCGGACGGCTGGCGGCTCTACCCGGACACCGTGCCGATGCTGCGCGCGCTGCGCGCCGCCGGCGTACCGGTCGCGGTGGTCAGCAACATCGGGTTCGACGTGCTGCCGATCGCCGCCGCGCTCGGCCTGGCCGACCTGATCGACCACTGGCTGCTGTCCTACCAGCTCGGTACCTGCAAGCCGGACCCGGCGATCTTCCTGCGGGGCTGCGCCGCGGTGCGGCACGAACCCGAGCAGACCCTGATGGTCGGCGACACCCAGGCCGATGCGGCCGCCGCCGCCATCGGCTGCCCCACCCTCGTGCTGCCGGCCACCGAACCGGACCAGGTGCACGGCCTCGCCGCCATCCTGCACCTGCTCGGCATCACCGGCTGA